The Periophthalmus magnuspinnatus isolate fPerMag1 chromosome 17, fPerMag1.2.pri, whole genome shotgun sequence sequence GGTTTTAAACGAGTCCCCCACAGTGACAGTGTGAGACAGCACCTGAACACACAGCACCTGAACACACAGCACCTGAACACACAGCACCTGAACACACAGCACCTGAACACACAGCACCTGAACACACAGCACCTGAACACACAGCACCTGAACACACAGCACCTGAACACACAGCACCTGAACACACAGCACCTGAACACACAGCACCTGAACACACAGCACCTGAACACACCGCCTGaacacacacctgaacacacacctgaacacactgCCTGAACACAGTGCCTGaacacacacctgaacacacacctgaacacagtgcctgaacacacacctgaacacagtgcctgaacacagtgcctgaacacagtgcctgaacacagtgcctgaacacagtgcctgaacacacacctgaacacacacctgaacacacacctgaacacacagtGCCTGAACACACAGTGCCTGAACACACAGTGCCTGAACACACCTCtgaacacacacctgcacacagcGCCTGAACACAGACACGACACATGAACAAACCAAATGAACACAGCAGAGAAAATGTGCCTCATCTGTCTCTGAACACGGCCTCATGTCTGTTCAACTGTCTCTGTACcagatttaaacacatttacaaacagGTCAAACGTGGAGCTACTGAATGAACTGACCACAGACTGAATGTACTGACCACAGACTGAATGTACTGACCACAGACTGAATGTACTGACCACAGACTGAATGTACTGACCAGAGACTGAATGTACTGACCACAGACTGAATGTACTGACCACAGACTGAATGTACTGACCAGAGACTGAATGTACTGACCACAGACTGAATGTACTGACCACAGACTAAATGAACTGACCACAGACTGAATGTACTGACCACAGACTGAATGAACTGACCACAGACTGAATGTACTGACCACAGACTGAATGAACTGACCACAGACTGAATGTACTGACCAGAGACTGAATGAACTGACCACAGACTGAATGTACTGACCAGAGACTAAATGTACTGACCACAGACTGAATGTACTGACCACAGACCGTCATGTGAATGTTCCACTGACCGTAGACTCATGTCAGACTTTtgcgttttgagttttttgtcgCTTTAGTTGCACTCTGCACTCTAGTTTGTGATATTAGTCGTAGTGTTTTCAGAGATGTGATGACTCTTCTTTAGATGgcctcattttaaacacaaaacatgttgGTTTTTATTAGAAACACTGACCTCCTTAAAGCCTCAGTCCTAACACTAAAGTGTCATATTGACACTGGGTGAAGCAGTTATTTGATACACTTCATTCTCCATCACACAATGTCTGTGTCATGGCCTCTGGCTGGAACTTCCTCCCAGATTAAATATCTGCTGTAGTTACACTTTTATACGTAAATGTTTGAACAGGCAAAATAATTAACAGAAAATGAGTcatatttgagtttatttttatgtcgCTCCCCGTTTGAAGatgaataaatatacaaatcaaGTTTAAATAATAATGGCTATACTTTTGTTAAAGAGTGAAGTCACAAAGTTCACCATATGATGATGAAGAGAGAGATTCTGTGTGAAGATGAAGAGTGTTTCCTTTTCCTCTTATGAGAGCTGTGGGAGTGAGGTCCAGtcgtttgtgtttgtgcaacACGCagctcatttcattttgttttgtccagGTCTCAGTGTAATGgaaggaacaaaacaaaaaaacactttttgaaAGCAAAAAATCATTTCTAATTGATCTTTTGTTCACAATAGTAAACCTAcatgtaaagtgtttttattaatgTCACATTAATTGACACGCCTGAAAACACAGCAGCCCTAAAGCAGGATCAGTGTTAATGAACACAAGCtgcaataataaatgaaactcTTAATGATTCATAGATATTTCTTGgacacagctcaaatcttcagaaaaaGTCCCGTGATAAATCCTGACTCCAAATAAAACAGTTCCCTGTGTCGTATGTGGAACATTAAGTGTATGTAGTGATGATCCTGACAGGCCTGTTCACTCGTTCtatatgtttattatgttttctTCCATTCAAATGTGATATTCTCAGGTCCCTGGTTCTGCTCCTGACACTAATCACAGCCTAAAAACCTTCAAACATTCATATTTCCAAAACCACATACCGGtgtatgtgtgtaaataaaacgtGTCATTCTTGTCAATATGATGCAAATGTGGAGGTTTAATCTCAGGTCAATATTGGTCATGGTCTTACCCTGTCGTAAACCTTTTGTGATAACAGCTCAGTTTATGATGAGTCTGTATGAAGGGACTTGACTAAAGTAAACATTGTAAAAGTGAAGTGAGTGGCTGAAACACGGATGTGACATTCTGCTTCATCTATGTTCAGTGATTCAATGGCTCTTTGTTAGAGTTGGACCAATTTATCGGGCCGATATTTGCATTTTCTTAGTGTTttggctatcggccttaaatctccagcacagaccAATGTTTGAACTGAACAATGAACTGAACAATGTTTATGCTCAttcaaagtgtgtttttacttttacagaaaCAGCCACACAGAGAGGGAACAAAATAATTAGAATGTGTAGAAAATGTGTGTCAtttatgtgtatgtttgtgtttgtttcaggagTCGTGTGTAACTCTGTGGAGAAGAAGATTTACGTGGATCTGAACTACACTGTCCCCTGTGTGCGACTGCTCAACGCCACACATCAGATCGGCTGTCAGTGTGAGTCTGTCCAGGCCGACACGTGCGCCGCTCTCAAGTCTTTACACATTTATCAGACCAAAGGCTCAGCGGCTCAACTATTCTCTCTGTGTGATTGGTCcaaacagcacaaaaaaaacaagacggAACAAGGCGATAAGTCAAACTTTGTGTGTGTATCTGAATGAGATTTAACAAGATTTAAACCCTCGTATCACTTTAAATATCTGTGTCTGATCAATCAGTCTTTCCTTGTTAAGTTCGGGCTTATATTTTACAGACTGGAAGTTCTGTCACTACAGTCTGTTTATATTTAGGACTGAGAAGTGACTCCATgacaaaaacactcttttttttaaagcctGTTTTCTGGTGCAGTGACTCTGAAACTCggcacaataatcactatatccacttcAATATATGAAATATGTTTGGGGTCATTTTTTATCGTCTGCATGTTTTCTCTCCACTACGGGGAAGTTTTAGGTTATTTTTTGGCCAGATGCTAAAatttgagctgaataaataacttttatgactcattacagattcaAACTAAGTGCCATACTAAAGAGTTtgattctgctgtttgtttattgcagatttagaacagtttttgggataattctgcttttatGGTCttcgtgtcagtggcataaattactttcaatattatttatcatctatatttacttcatcaaTGTATTGCacatcaaaatttgttatcgtgacaggcgtaCCGAAGCTGGCTCTTTGATTTGAACTTGATTTctcatttaaagaggaggtatttacttctatctgtaacacataacatatttagttcaccatgttatcttttttgttttgaaaatgctctgtttgctctatttaacatgttttatagtgAAAGTTCTGCTCGTGCGTCAGGTTTGTccagttgctgtgtacagttttgtttcatgctttTATATTTCTGGAGGTTTGTCGTGTGGAGCATGTGCAGACTCGTGCTGTTAACACAAGGAGCGTTTGAAAAGGACCTGATGCAGTGATGACATCGAAAAGCTCCTCagctgtttatgatgagggaacgactttagaacatggtagaaagacaCAAAAAGAACATTCTGCAGATTACTCCATCTTTAATATTCTTCAATCCTGCTAAAGTGGGACTACAGTTGCTTTTTGGGGTTGGGGcgtgttcagacctggtttagtccagattttgtATCAGTGTCGTCATAATGAGTTTAtcttaaaaagtgttttgttttttccgaGTAGGAAAAAATTCAGATAATACTGTTCtttgtatttgaacatttgggaattatctcttcctctctctttttctctcttatccctctctctcttatccctctctctttcctcctctctcgcccctttctccccctctctcccccctctctctcctctctcccccctcctctcgctttctccctcctccctctcatccctctctttctcctctctcttctctccctcctcctctctcgctctctccctcctctctctcatccctctctttctcctctctctcttctctacctcctctctccctcctcctgtccctcctcctctctcgctctctccctcctctctctctcctctccctcctctccctcctcctgttcctcctcctctctctctctccctcctcctctctcactctctccctcctctctcgctctctccctcctcctctctcccccccctctctcctcctcctctctctctctctctccctcctctctccctcctcctgtccctcctcctctctcgctctctcccccctcctctcgctctctccctcctccctctcatccctctctttctcctctccctcctctctccctcctcctgtccctcctcctctctccctcctctctctctctccctcctccctctcatccctctctttctcctctctcttctctccctcctcctctctcgctctctccctcctcctctctccctctctctccctcctctctccctcctcctgtccctcctcctctctcgctctctcccccctcctctcgctctctccctcctccctctcatccctctctttctcctctccctcctctctccctcctcctgtccctcctcctctctccctctctccctcctctctctctctccctcctccctctcatccctctctttctcctctcagcGTCTCTGTCTGGAGATGTGGGAGTCATTCACTTCCTTGAGTCGGAGCAGAACCTGGACTGGGTGCTGAACACTGGACACAGTCCTCCGTACATGGTCGTCctggagggggcgctgttcaaCAGGTGCTGTGTCAGTTATTATCcactcatttattttacattatgtaaaatgttatgAAAGAGAAAACTCATAATATGTTTGTGTAGTAACTTTATCCTTTCGTCTATGATTTCATTTGTCCTGTGTGGACTTTGTCTCCTCGTCTCTTTCTGTCTTAGGTCCATTATGATGAAACTGAAGAACAGCTCTGGCAGAGTGGCTGGTGTCGCTGTTATTGAGCCAAACACAAACTTACCTGGAGACTTCTCTCCTCACACACAGTGTCCCAATGAAAACACAGGTGAGTGGGACGCCTGTGGACAAATGGACACCTGTGGACAAATGGACACCTGTGGACAAATGGACACCCTGCTCCTACTGAGTGTCATGAAACTAAAGACTCAAACTACATTTAGATGTTAAGGACTCGATACTCAACACTGAACAcgatgaaaacaaaaataaatagagagggaggagaggagggagagaggaggaggaggagaggaggaggaggagaggagggagagggaggaggatagAAAGACAAAGGGAAGGAatagtgggagaggaaggaggtaaaagaatggAGAGAAATAGATGGAAGacaaaaagagggaggaaagaaagagggtttaggaatgtagggagagaaaagagagaggagaagaagagaggaaagagaaaggcgAGAGAACAGTGCTCCGTGGGTTTATAccagtctgtgtcttatactcgtGCTCAAACctgtatctagttttagtattgattagtgtctgattcttaatacttttgacaaacacACTACTACCTCACATTTACGGCCTTTTTATtccagtaaaaaataaataaaaaacttgtCGTTAAAGTCGTTAAAGGTCCTGCACAGACACTCCACCTGCAAACctccacagtgcatctttaaaccaGAGCTGTTCAGAGCTTTTGACCGTGTTCGAGTCGTTTCCCTTAAACTTTTACTCaccttaagttgtttttgtaaaaaCCCGTTTCACTCCGAAGTggtaataataaatgtgtgttgTTCAGGCGTGTACACGGAGCAGTACGACCCGGCGTACGCTCACTGTAACAGGACGCTCTGGAATCCTCTGGGAAACGGTCTCTCCTACGAACAGTTCCACTTCCCCATTTTCTCTCTGAAGGACGACAACGACACTCAGGTCATTCGACAGGTCAggactttattattactatttatcaTAATCTCTTGTGTTTCCAGTGTTTCTTGACTCATAATCTCTTGTGTTTCCAGTGTTTCTTGGCTCATAATCTCTCGTGTTTCCAGTGTTTCTTGGCTCATAATCTCTTGTGTTTCCAGTGTTTCTTGGCTCATAATCTCTCGTGTTTCCAGTGTTTCTTGGCTCATAATCTCTCGTGTTTCCAGTGTTTCTTGGCTCATAATCTCTCGTGTTTCCAGTGTTTCTTGGCTCATAATCTCTTGTGTTTCCAGTGTTTCTTGGCTCATAATCTCTCGTGTTTCCAGTGTTTCTTGGCTCATAATCTCTCGTGTTTCCAGTGTTTCTTGGCTCATAATCTCTTGTGTTTCCAGTGTTTCTTGGCTCATAATCTCTCGTGTTTCCAGTGTTTCTTGGCTCATAATCTCTCTTCTGTTTCCAGTGTTTCTTGGCTCATAATCTCTCTTCTGTTTCCAGTGTTTCTTGGCTCATAATCTCTTGTGTTTCCAGTGTTTCTTGGCTCATAATCTCTTGTGTTTCCAGTGTTTCTTGGCTCATAATCTCTTGTGTTTCCAGTGTTTCTTGGCTCATAATCTCTCGTGTTTCCAGTGTTTCTTGGCTCATAATCTCTCGTGTTTCCAGTGTTTCTTGGCTCATAATCTCTCGTGTTTCCAGTGTTTCTTGGCTCATAATCTCTCGTGTTTCCAGTGTTTCTTGGCTCATAATCTCTCGTGTTTCCAGTGTTTCTTGGCTCATAATCTCTCGTGTTTCCAGTGTTTCTTGGCTCATAATCTCTCATGTTTCCAGTGTTTCTTGGCTCATAATCTCTCGTGTTTCCAGTGTTTCTTGGCTCATAATCTCTCGTGTTTCCAGTGTTTCTTGGCTCATAATCTCTCGTGTTTCCAGTGTTTCTTGGCTCATAATCTCTCGTGTTTCCAGTGTTTCTTGGCTCATAATCTCTCATGTTTCCAGTGTTTCTTGGCTCATAATCTCTCGTGTTTCCAGTGTTTCTTGGCTCATAATCTCTCGTGTTTCCAGTGTTTCCAGGCTCATAATCTCGGGGTGAATGGCAGTGCTCCGGAGTACCCTCTGTGTGCGATGCAGTTGTTCTCTCACATGTCTGCGGTCACAGACACTCCGACCTGCATCAGGAGGAACAAGATCCAGAACGACTTCAGCATCagccccggtgtgaacgcaaTCCTCTGCACCGTGTcacatcctctgcaccatctgacACCCTCTGCACCGTGTCACATCCTCTGCAACGTGTCACATCCTCTGCAACGTGTCACATCCTCTGCAACGTGTcacatcctctgcaccatctgacatcctctgcaccatctgacACCATGTGacatcctctgcaccatctgacctgtgaccctctcctctgctcctctgcccctctgctcctctcctcctctgaccctctcctcctctgaccctctcctcctctgaccctctgctcctctcctcctctgaccctctcctcctctgaccttctcctcctctgaccctctcctcctctgaccctctgctcctctcctcctctgaccttctcctctgctcctctcctcctctgaccctctcctcctctgctcctctcctcctctgaccttctcctctgaccctctgctcctctcctcctctgaccttctcctctgaccctctgaccctctcctcctctgaccctctcctcctctgaccctctcctcctctgaccttctcctctgctcctcttgttttttacagagaaagtttGTGATCCTTTGGGAGGGGTTAACGTTTGGACTTCGACTCGACTGATCAACAACACAGATAAAGGACACAAGAAGTCTGAGAGCGTGGTCATCGCCGCCGCCCGAGTAAGTGTTCAGGAACAGTCTGGACACAAGAGCGTCTGTGTGGCTCACGTCTCTGAACGCTCCGTGTCCTAACAGtttctctgaccttgacgtttggcacagatcaTCTGTCTGTCGCTCTTTgaccaacttcattgctcttgttttgggaCAAAAATCCATGTTCTGTTTGTATATGAACatgagtctgtgacagtggtaaaagtCTGTTTGTcagctgtattttgggtgatgtaactatattagcattgtctcttatcacttgtcgcgTTGGCTTGACATTCTtctctttacaaagttttagaaaagacaCTGTAttactcaggtttaagttgaaagtagcagttttctCAGCCTCTTCTttgaaagtaactgtgggctGTTTACCACTAGAAGTCAGTGCAGACGgcgctcacagaaagaattcctttggtttcttcccCAGGACATGTCGCTGCCTCGTCAGAAATTTtgttcagaaatgtaaaaaaaaaaaggtttgaaagtcttggtttaagaaaatcataactaaacaaatcttccagcactggaagaggtaaaatgattaaaaagcaaagtaagaaAGGAAGGAGCAAGGGCAGGTCTGCACTGCACCTCCCTGTTTGTTTTTACGTTTGTAGATCTGCAGAGTGAGACGTGCTCGTTTATATGGTCCAGTCTTATTTACATTGTCCCTGATAAAGaagtaaaatcaaactttttttttaaccagaaaaagacacagtatttcttCAGTAAATGTTTGAATGTTAATATTGTCTCTTCTCTCCCGTCTcaccctttcctctcttcctcctctcttcctctcctcctcctctcctccccgtctccctccgtccctcctcaGTTGGACAGTCGTTCGTTCTTCTTCGACTTGGCGCCTGGAGCTCAGAGCAGTGCGTCTGGGGTTGTGGCTCTGTTGGCTGCAGCTCAGGCTCTGAAGAACATGACGGAGGAGATGTCGTCCAACACGTCCATCATCTACGCCCTGTTTGAAGGGGTCAGTCCTCGTGGTCATTGGGGAGGGGCTCCGGTATCGGTATCGGTAGATTTTAATACCAATATTTTTTGCACTGCCCCTTTTCTTGGGTTTTCTTTCTGAACAGATAAATGAAGAAGTATGGAAATGGAAGACAGTtatatatctgtattttacacaaacacgtgacaaattatttcattttccagataaatacattttgttaatatttttacaaaagtgaaaagtttgtgAATTTTACTTCACTTAATCTAAATGTTTGGGGCTCACTATGGATTTTAACAGCTAAATATCGGAtatcagccacagcagcaggccAAATATTCCATATCGGCCCATCCCTAATATTGatcctttgcagctgatgctaactgtaggcactgctctgtctgaaactctgctagactttaatctgagctttattttaacacaatcaggAGCAGGTGAGCTGATCTCTGCTGTTAACCAAATCCTtctcaaataaaattacagtcacaagctagcattagcattagcattagccaacagtttttcagttactcACCTTCTTGTTGAGTTGTGATTAGGGCGTCCACTGCACAATGAAAtcggctgcaaagtatcaataagatGAAAAAACTCATCCAGTGGACATCCGGCTtaaaagaaatggactaaaatgaaaaagaaattatgtttttttttcttttttcaggaaACGTTTGACTACATCGGCAGCTCAAAGATGGTGTACGACATGGAGACACAGCAGTTTGCTGTGGACATGGACAATGTTCACTCTGTGCTGGAAGTGGGACAGGTGCAGCATTTATACATCTGTGACActtatttatggatttagttttgttttgtcagtgcaGTGTAAAGTTGGACCACAGATTTGACTAAAACACACTTaggatcattatatttaagatttagctaaaactgtttgtatttttcCCGTCACACACTTTAATGTCGCTTGAGTTTATTATTTACTGACAGctacttttaatgtttttaatgtctctAAACTCTGattatttttatgtgatttgtgttgctgttgttaCAGGTGGGACTCAGATCATCGAATTCTCCAATATGGCTCCACTCAGACCCTGTGTCTCGAAGAAACAGCAGCGTCGATGAAGAGGTTTGTGACGATCCAGGATTTCACAGTGATGACCATTtatgaacaatttaaaactaaatattctgtctgtgtttttaatattttgaaagtTAAGAAGTCCTTGTTATGTTGTAAAAACATCtgggtttgtgtttttaatctttatttttactactttctgtattttataaacacagaagacatcagatatataatgtaaaatgcatggaattatgttgtaaagaaaaaaggtgcatttaatttttttaaatgtaccaatataatattttatgttcaaatcctcaaagtggccactctttgctttgtctataaatatgtattagttatagttatttaacttattttctTTACTAGATAATTCCAAATATCATTCTTCATATATTTGGTGTCTTTTTATGTGcagaatttaaaatgtagaaaccgctcaaaaagtgaaattattttaaatgaacataattCCACATCATTGGAGCTTGAGTTTGTGTCTGTgcacatgaagctcatcaaacCCACGGaaatatactgaaaataaactgaaatatacagaaaataaactgaaatatattgaaaataaactgaaatatactgaaaataaacggaaatatactgaaaataaactgaaatatactgaaaataaactgaaatatactgaaaataaacGGAAATATACTGAAAATATACTGAAAATACAAAGGGCTTGAAGAAGCACAAGGGACTGAACAACAACGAGGAAACTCTTTCACATCTGAAccatttttacagagaaaaatagaaactgtaaaaTCATCTCTTTGATTTTCTCTTTGATTTCTGTTCTTGTTCATCCCCTggttcctctggctcttctgcTTCAGGTGCGGAGGCTGATCCTAAACCTTCAGACCGCGGCTAAAAACACAAACGTCAACGTGAGTGAACCGGATGCGTCTCAGCCTCTTCCTCCTTCATCGTTCCAGCGTTTCCTCCGAGCGCGGCCTCTTCCCGGGATCGTCATCCAGGACCATCAGTCTGTTTACACCAACAGGTGAGACAGTCTGGATCATACTGTGGggtttttaatctttatttacacagaggAACCCACTGAGGGCTCGTTTTCATTCTGTTTAAATTGCAATACAAgtagaaaaagaacaaaacaaactccatataaaacattaaaaacaggagcaggtgtttgtataaaagtttgtttccagattattaaattgtgattgtgtcacCAATTTAACATATAAGTGTCGACTCTTTCAATCGATAGAATAATCggtagaaaaaaatcatatatttagttttatttgccttcaaaaatagtgtaaatttggatttcattaaaatcttgttgcagttttaaaagtgcctgaccagcagagggagcactttcatacaaaacagcatcatctgtatataaatgtatgaggctttctgtTAAATTGCAACaatggaaataataaaaatggtaaaaagtagagggccccaaaat is a genomic window containing:
- the ncstn gene encoding nicastrin, translated to MDLSLSRVFIVFVSCFICGVVCNSVEKKIYVDLNYTVPCVRLLNATHQIGCQSSLSGDVGVIHFLESEQNLDWVLNTGHSPPYMVVLEGALFNRSIMMKLKNSSGRVAGVAVIEPNTNLPGDFSPHTQCPNENTGVYTEQYDPAYAHCNRTLWNPLGNGLSYEQFHFPIFSLKDDNDTQVIRQCFQAHNLGVNGSAPEYPLCAMQLFSHMSAVTDTPTCIRRNKIQNDFSISPEKVCDPLGGVNVWTSTRLINNTDKGHKKSESVVIAAARLDSRSFFFDLAPGAQSSASGVVALLAAAQALKNMTEEMSSNTSIIYALFEGETFDYIGSSKMVYDMETQQFAVDMDNVHSVLEVGQVGLRSSNSPIWLHSDPVSRRNSSVDEEVRRLILNLQTAAKNTNVNVSEPDASQPLPPSSFQRFLRARPLPGIVIQDHQSVYTNRYYESMFDNPENLNMTYPPDLSPDEQFNFVTETAKALTDVATLVAQALFLQAGGDAARASSITANPKTVSQLLYGFLVKSKNPWFEQIIPSDFASRLVDRPTNFYTGVHLQKSEASFLVEYILANLTGTVVNVTQENCKNQRENEDDKDNKYFYSYSWVQGALAPNSSDRQSFCVRSSVRTSPAISPAFDLELLTSSDYSTWTESRWKKITGRIFLVASHDLEMLTLGVGIGILLLSLLLTYIISSKADILFCSGREPTNATY